A single region of the Streptomyces sp. NBC_00425 genome encodes:
- a CDS encoding class I SAM-dependent methyltransferase — MADERERVEPSGVWATAVGVARVRALESERENALFRDPLAQAFATAGGLWPSSQPLTDDESARRRRLAVSFSIVIRTKFLDDLLQQASASGVRQVVLLGAGMDSRAFRMNWPEGTRLFEVDTAEPLDFKASVLRQERAVARCERITVAVDLREDWPGALAAAGHDPTVPTAWIAEGLLIYLPEDAVELLLARISAQSAAGSRMGLTWGSRGVIERFGADAAPGSAASMWLSEMPDDPVGRLAGYGWEADCHTLRERAAAYGRPISTPPRREERPGGLISAVRR, encoded by the coding sequence ATGGCTGATGAGCGGGAGCGGGTCGAGCCGTCGGGGGTGTGGGCCACGGCGGTGGGAGTGGCCCGGGTGCGGGCGCTGGAGAGCGAGCGGGAGAACGCGCTGTTCCGCGATCCCCTGGCACAGGCCTTCGCCACCGCCGGCGGCCTGTGGCCCTCCTCTCAGCCCTTGACCGACGACGAGTCCGCGCGACGCCGCCGGCTGGCCGTGTCGTTCTCCATCGTCATCAGGACGAAGTTCCTCGACGACCTGTTGCAGCAGGCCTCCGCGTCCGGTGTCCGGCAGGTCGTGCTGCTCGGCGCCGGCATGGACAGCCGGGCCTTCCGCATGAACTGGCCCGAGGGCACACGGCTGTTCGAGGTCGACACCGCCGAGCCACTGGACTTCAAGGCTTCCGTGCTGCGCCAGGAGCGGGCCGTCGCACGCTGCGAGCGGATCACCGTCGCGGTGGACCTGCGTGAGGACTGGCCGGGCGCGCTGGCCGCCGCAGGGCACGACCCCACGGTGCCGACCGCATGGATCGCCGAAGGACTGCTGATCTATCTGCCCGAGGACGCGGTGGAACTGCTGTTGGCGCGGATCAGCGCGCAGTCGGCGGCAGGCAGCCGGATGGGGCTGACGTGGGGCTCGCGCGGTGTGATCGAGCGGTTCGGCGCGGACGCCGCTCCGGGATCCGCAGCGTCCATGTGGCTCTCGGAGATGCCCGACGACCCGGTGGGCAGGCTGGCCGGGTACGGCTGGGAGGCCGACTGCCACACCCTGCGTGAACGCGCTGCCGCCTACGGACGCCCGATCAGCACCCCGCCGCGGCGCGAGGAACGGCCCGGCGGACTGATCTCGGCCGTTCGCCGGTGA
- a CDS encoding glycoside hydrolase family 5 protein, producing the protein MRVRHSTAGSRWAAGVLALLLALIGALLVPEPVSAAEAARTASATGHATSASASTLPTRLRGVNRSGTEFMCVQNRGIFDGPADSASIQAIKNWQANVVRVPLNEDCWLGINGVNPAYSGTNYRNAISEYVSRLRQAGLYVILELHWSSGVHIGIGSSCWAYASQCQKPMPDSDHTPDFWKSVANTFKSDQAVVFDLFNEPFPNLVMFDRNASWKCWRDGGSACIGFLYSVAGMQTLINAVRSTGSTNHIMVGGINYSNDLSGWLTYAPSDPAGKLVVSWHSYNFNSCNTQSCWDSQIAPVAARYPLVVGEIGQNDCAHGYIDTLMNWLDSRDLGYLGWTWNTWDCKSGPSLITDYNGTPTAYGQGLKNRLATG; encoded by the coding sequence ATGAGAGTTCGTCACTCCACTGCTGGAAGCCGCTGGGCAGCAGGCGTTCTCGCCCTGCTGCTGGCCTTGATCGGAGCGCTGCTCGTACCCGAGCCCGTGTCCGCGGCAGAAGCCGCCCGCACAGCATCCGCCACCGGGCATGCCACCTCCGCCTCCGCCTCGACGTTGCCCACCAGGCTGCGCGGAGTCAACCGCTCCGGCACCGAGTTCATGTGCGTGCAGAACCGGGGCATCTTCGACGGCCCCGCTGACAGCGCCTCGATCCAGGCGATCAAGAACTGGCAGGCCAACGTCGTCCGCGTTCCACTCAACGAGGACTGCTGGCTCGGCATCAACGGCGTCAACCCCGCCTACAGCGGCACCAATTACCGTAATGCCATCTCCGAGTACGTCTCCCGGCTCCGTCAGGCCGGCCTGTACGTCATCCTCGAACTGCACTGGAGCAGCGGTGTCCACATAGGCATCGGCTCCAGTTGCTGGGCGTATGCCTCGCAGTGCCAGAAGCCCATGCCCGACAGCGACCACACCCCGGACTTCTGGAAGTCGGTGGCCAACACCTTCAAGAGCGACCAGGCCGTCGTCTTCGACCTGTTCAACGAGCCCTTCCCGAACCTGGTGATGTTCGACCGCAACGCCTCGTGGAAGTGCTGGCGCGATGGCGGTTCGGCCTGCATCGGCTTCCTCTACTCCGTGGCCGGCATGCAGACTCTCATCAATGCCGTGCGGTCCACCGGCTCGACCAACCACATCATGGTCGGCGGCATCAACTACTCCAACGACCTGTCGGGGTGGCTGACGTACGCACCCTCGGACCCGGCCGGGAAGCTCGTGGTGTCCTGGCACTCGTACAACTTCAACAGCTGCAACACCCAGAGCTGTTGGGACTCCCAGATCGCGCCCGTCGCCGCCCGCTATCCGCTGGTGGTCGGCGAGATCGGTCAGAACGACTGCGCCCACGGCTACATCGACACCCTGATGAACTGGCTGGACAGCCGAGATCTCGGCTACCTGGGCTGGACCTGGAACACGTGGGACTGCAAGTCCGGCCCGTCGCTCATCACCGACTACAACGGGACCCCGACCGCCTACGGCCAGGGACTCAAGAACCGCCTCGCCACCGGCTGA
- a CDS encoding MarR family transcriptional regulator yields MDGVELFLLGRTLMKIGEGAMPEPEGGAARYGGGVRSVLIVVSDLAAHPDSAVGEIAARTGLPQSQVSTAVARLKEAGAVVTQNDPADRRRLLVRQVSRPSDRMAMVRAAGIDGALAEAVGGDPEAVKEVTEALGTLARHLSPQASRRRQS; encoded by the coding sequence GTGGATGGAGTCGAGCTGTTCCTGCTGGGGCGCACCCTGATGAAGATCGGGGAGGGCGCCATGCCCGAGCCGGAGGGCGGTGCGGCCCGGTACGGGGGTGGCGTGCGGTCGGTCCTCATCGTGGTGAGTGACCTGGCCGCCCACCCCGACAGTGCCGTCGGTGAGATCGCCGCCCGCACCGGGCTTCCGCAGAGCCAGGTCTCCACCGCCGTGGCCCGCCTGAAGGAGGCGGGGGCGGTCGTCACCCAGAACGATCCGGCCGACCGTCGTCGCCTGCTGGTGCGTCAGGTGTCCCGCCCTTCCGACCGGATGGCGATGGTGAGGGCGGCGGGTATCGACGGCGCGCTCGCCGAGGCGGTCGGGGGCGATCCGGAGGCGGTGAAGGAGGTGACCGAGGCGCTCGGCACGCTGGCCCGCCATCTGTCGCCGCAGGCGTCGCGGCGCAGGCAGAGCTGA